A region from the Streptomyces sp. 3214.6 genome encodes:
- a CDS encoding FAD-binding dehydrogenase gives MDADVIVVGAGLAGLVAAHELTSRGRRVALVDQENAANLGGQAFWSFGGLFLVDSPEQRRLGIKDSFDLAWNDWQGSAQFDRTEDEDSWAVRWARAYVEFAAGEKRTWLAGHGISFVPTVGWAERGDLRADGHGNSVPRFHVAWGTGTGVVEPFARHAKQAARDGLLTFYHRHQVDELVIEDGAARGVRGTVLAADDGARGVASNRDRIGDFELSAQAVVVTSGGIGANHDIVRRYWPERLGTPPAEMVTGVPAYVDGRMLDISAQAGVRLVNRDRMWHYTEGIQNWDPIWPGHGIRILPGPSSLWFDALGRRLPDPCLPGYDTLNTLKHLRTTPDIADHDHSWFVLTRKIVEKEFALSGSEQNPDITAKDRKAVLRDRLLGKGAPAPVQAFLDKGADFVIADTLDQLVEKMNGLTGKALLDADGLRRQIEARDLQIANPYSKDAQVQGIRNARRYIGDRLGRVATPHRVLDPEAGPLIAVKLHVLTRKTLGGIQTDLDSRALGADGQPVEGLYAAGEVAGFGGGGVHGYNALEGTFLGGCLFSGRAAGRAAARQTG, from the coding sequence ATGGACGCGGACGTCATCGTCGTCGGAGCGGGTCTCGCGGGCCTGGTCGCGGCACACGAACTCACCAGCAGGGGCCGGCGGGTCGCCCTCGTCGACCAGGAGAACGCCGCCAACCTCGGCGGCCAGGCGTTCTGGTCCTTCGGCGGACTGTTCCTCGTGGACTCCCCGGAGCAGCGCCGGCTCGGCATCAAGGACTCCTTCGACCTCGCCTGGAACGACTGGCAGGGCAGCGCGCAGTTCGACCGGACCGAGGACGAGGACTCCTGGGCGGTGCGCTGGGCCCGCGCCTACGTCGAGTTCGCGGCGGGGGAGAAGCGCACCTGGCTCGCCGGACACGGGATCTCCTTCGTGCCGACCGTCGGCTGGGCCGAACGCGGTGACCTGCGCGCCGACGGACACGGCAACTCCGTACCCCGCTTCCACGTCGCCTGGGGGACGGGCACCGGCGTTGTCGAGCCGTTCGCGCGCCACGCCAAGCAGGCCGCCAGGGACGGGCTGCTGACCTTCTACCACCGCCACCAGGTGGACGAACTGGTCATCGAGGACGGTGCCGCCCGAGGGGTGCGCGGCACGGTCCTCGCCGCCGACGACGGCGCACGCGGCGTCGCCTCCAACCGCGACCGCATCGGCGACTTCGAACTGAGCGCCCAGGCCGTGGTCGTCACCAGCGGCGGCATCGGCGCCAACCACGACATCGTGCGGCGGTACTGGCCCGAGCGGCTCGGTACCCCGCCCGCCGAGATGGTCACCGGCGTCCCCGCCTACGTCGACGGGCGCATGCTCGACATCAGCGCGCAGGCCGGCGTCCGGTTGGTCAACCGCGACCGCATGTGGCACTACACCGAGGGCATCCAGAACTGGGACCCCATCTGGCCCGGCCACGGCATCCGCATCCTGCCCGGACCGTCCTCCCTCTGGTTCGACGCCCTCGGCCGCCGGCTCCCCGACCCGTGCCTGCCGGGCTACGACACCCTCAACACGCTCAAGCACCTGCGCACCACGCCGGACATCGCCGACCACGACCACTCCTGGTTCGTCCTCACGCGCAAAATCGTCGAGAAGGAGTTCGCGCTGTCGGGCTCCGAGCAGAACCCGGACATCACCGCCAAGGACCGCAAGGCCGTCCTGCGCGACCGGCTCCTCGGCAAGGGCGCCCCCGCCCCGGTGCAGGCGTTCCTGGACAAGGGCGCGGACTTCGTCATCGCCGACACCCTCGACCAGCTCGTCGAGAAGATGAACGGGCTGACCGGGAAGGCGCTGCTCGACGCGGACGGCCTGCGCCGCCAGATCGAGGCCCGCGACCTCCAGATCGCCAACCCGTACAGCAAGGACGCCCAGGTCCAGGGCATCCGCAACGCCCGCCGCTACATCGGCGACCGGCTCGGCCGCGTGGCGACCCCGCACCGCGTCCTCGACCCGGAGGCCGGCCCGCTGATCGCCGTCAAGCTGCACGTCCTGACCCGCAAGACCCTCGGCGGCATCCAGACCGACCTCGACTCGCGTGCGCTGGGCGCCGACGGGCAGCCGGTCGAGGGACTGTACGCGGCGGGCGAGGTCGCCGGCTTCGGCGGCGGCGGCGTCCACGGCTACAACGCCCTCGAAGGCACCTTCCTCGGCGGCTGCCTCTTCTCCGGGCGGGCGGCGGGACGGGCCGCGGCGCGGCAGACCGGCTGA
- a CDS encoding TetR/AcrR family transcriptional regulator, giving the protein MAVRQTHQSTGRVTRRRVRTRANLLEAAFAVFAGKGFGRVSIEEVCEAAGYSRGAFYSNFDSLDELFFALYRERADLIAEQVADALAGDGPDLDVQASVDRVTEVLLLDRDWLLVKTDFLVHAARDPAVAQSLLEHRARLRRAITDRLERARGHTALPAVLGDADSAAHAVIAAYDGVTVQLLLDKDADGARAWLKQLLTALLTDGSGHHA; this is encoded by the coding sequence ATGGCCGTGCGGCAGACGCACCAGTCGACGGGGCGGGTCACCCGACGCAGGGTCCGCACGCGGGCCAACCTGCTCGAAGCCGCGTTCGCCGTGTTCGCGGGCAAGGGCTTCGGACGGGTCTCCATCGAGGAGGTCTGCGAGGCCGCCGGGTACAGCAGAGGCGCCTTCTACTCCAACTTCGACAGCCTGGACGAGCTGTTCTTCGCGCTCTACCGGGAGCGCGCCGACCTGATCGCCGAGCAGGTCGCCGACGCCCTCGCCGGGGACGGCCCCGACCTCGACGTGCAGGCCTCCGTGGACCGCGTCACCGAGGTCCTCCTCCTCGACCGGGACTGGCTGCTGGTGAAGACGGACTTCCTGGTGCACGCCGCCCGTGACCCGGCCGTCGCGCAGTCCCTCCTCGAACACCGGGCCAGGCTGCGCCGCGCGATCACCGACCGGCTGGAGCGGGCACGCGGTCACACCGCCCTGCCCGCCGTCCTCGGCGACGCCGACTCCGCCGCCCACGCGGTGATCGCCGCCTACGACGGGGTCACCGTCCAACTCCTGCTGGACAAGGACGCCGACGGCGCCCGCGCCTGGCTCAAGCAACTGCTCACCGCGCTGCTGACCGATGGCAGCGGACACCACGCATAG